The DNA sequence GGAGCCTGCCCTGATCCTGACCCTGGGGGCATTGGTAGGCTTTGTGGTCTGGGGACTTATTTCCGGTATGCTGGCCATGTACCAGGGAGCTGTGTAAACCCAAACCATTTTTAATTACAGGAGAAATAATGCAAAAAATTTATTTAACACTGGCAGTAATCCTTATCCTGTTTTTTGGACCAGGCTGCTCCGGTCAGGAATCCTTTGAACCACAGGCATCAATTAATGGCGAGCACTTGGATGCTGCACTGCTCAAGGCTTACGCGGAAAGGCTGTCCAGCTCTGAAAAAACCAGGGGTAATCTCAGCCCGGAGAGCATTCTGGAGCATGTCCAGAACATGGAGGCACTTATTGCCGAGGGCCGGGCCAGGGGATTTGAGGAAATGCCGCACTTTCGTCAGGCGGTTCATCAGTTCAAGGCCGAGCTTATGCACAGGGTGCTCCAGCCGGACCTTGTCCCGGAAATCTCCAGGGAAAGTATCAGCGATGAAGAAGTCAGGGCCTTTTTTGAAGAGAATATCAGTACTTACAGTCTGCCCGATCTGTATTCTGTGACGATTATGTCAGGGGAAAGCAGGCAGGCGGCGGAAGAGTTTTTGAGCGCAGTTCAGCAGGAACAGTCCCTAGAGGACCAGGCAGAGATGCGTGATGGAGAACTGCAGGCCCTTAAGTCCATGCCCCTGACCAGATATCCCCAGGAATGGCATGAAGTCCTGGAAAAGCTTGAACCTGGGGAAATGTCCGGGGTCCTGGAGCATGGTCAGGGATATGTGGTTTTGAGGCTGGACTCAATTGAAAAGGACAGGGTTCAGGACTTTGAACAGCGCAAGGAATATATTCGCAATGACCTTCTTTATTCCCGGTACAACCAGGCCTGGAAGAATGAGTTTGCTCAGCTCCGGGAAAAACACAATATATCGGTGGAAAAGGAAGAGACTGAAAGATTTATAAACGCATTTGTTTCTGGAAATGGACAGTGATTGCCCCATTTTCAGAAACAGGTTTTGATGGAGGTATGAAATGACTCTGCAGGCCTCAAGGACTTTTCCGAATAAAATGGTCCCACACCCAGACACTAACCTGCCGGTATCCCGGTTCTTTGTTGCAAAGGTTTCAGTTCTTTGCCGCAGACTGGTTCTGCTGGCTCTGATATTTCTTGCCGGAGTTTATGTTTCTGCTCCCCAGCCGGCGCAGGCCTGCCCGCCCGGCATGATCCGGACTGTCCTCAGCTGGAGCGATCCATCACTTAAGGACTTCTCCTATTTTATTGAATCATATGTTACCCATGAAAAATACCAGCACCGCTTTGATAATCATCAGAGCCGGTTTTATGCGGTTGACTTCCATAGCCTTGACAAGCAGGGACGCCGGGCATCGGTTTTGTTTGAAGTCCTGGATGTCAAGTACAACAGCCGTTTTCAGGAACGCATGGATTTTACCCGCGCCGGCAATGGTAACTGGCAGTTAATGGAGCCGGACGGAAATATCCGGGATGTTTTTTCCTATTTGCCAACCTGGCTTTACGTTGTCCAGACCTACCTTCGTCCGGCAGCCATGGTCGGACTGCCTCTGCTGCTGGCCCTGCTTGTGGTGTTGCGGGTGCGTAGAAAAAGGGGGAGTCTGACCGGCAAAGAATCGGTAGCAGGCGGTTGAATACAGCTTGGGAGCAGGTTTTTTGATGAATTCAAGACCGTTGATACTGGTAATTATTCTGGTCATTACAGCAGGAGCATATTTTGCTTTTGGCACAGGAGTCCGAGGTCCAGGTCCAGTCAAATTGCCGGATGAAGCACATGGCCGGATCAGCATTCAATACCTGATGGCCCGGATGTGTTCTGCCTGCCAGGAAATGGAGCCTGTCCTAAGTCAGGTCAAAGACACTTATAAAGAGCAGGTGTTTATCCATAAAATCGATGTTCAAGCCAGACCGGGAACCATCAGGGCCTACGGCATAAGGGTTGTTCCGGCCCTGGTCTTTTACGGGCCAGACGGGACTGTGTTTTACAGATATGAAGGAAGCATGACTATGGATAAGATTTCAGAGGTCCTGGAAAAGGCGGCTTCTTTTCCTGAAATAACAGGTCAAGATGGGTCCGGACAGACAACCCTTCCAAGTCCTGAGGATTAAAATACAACTTGTTTCCGGCCAGTTGAGTTTATTATTGAAACCTGAACTGAGCACTTTTATGCCAATGCAAGCAGAACAGAAACAATCCTGACTGGACTGGATAAGAGTGTTCAGCCCTTTATAATGCCTGCAGCGGCAGACATACAGAGTTTCCAGGAAGCAGATCAGTTCAGGAAAAAGAAAAACATTGGGCTGCGTGGAAAACTGGGGCCAAGGCAGGATCATATCTTCAGGACTCCGGGCAGCTGGAATAAAATGGTTCAGGTCAAACAGCCAGGCTTTCATTAAGTATGCTTTGACAATCCAGCCCATTTTATATAAAAAACTGGAAATTTATGATTATGAAAATGAATTTCATAATTTAGAGAGGGAGCTTTTTCAGCTCTGGACTGGGAATAGAAAAAAAGGAGATGTACAGTGAACAAGACTGAGCTTATTGAAAGAGTGGCCGAGAGGACAGGGATGTCCAAGTCCCAGGTCAAAAAGTCCATCAGAGAAATGATCAGTGTGATAATTGAAGAAGTCCAGAAAGGAGAAAAGGTCAATATCACCGGGTTCGGGGCCTTTTCCCTGAGCAAAAGACAGGCCCGCAATGGCTACAACCCCCGGACCGGAGGTCAGATATCCATTCCAGCCCGTAATTTTCCCAAGTTTAAGCCAGGCAAGGTTTTCAAAGACGTAACCGGTTGAAATCCTGATTCAGGGCAAGAAGCCAGGCCGCAGGATTTTTTCTGGTTTGCCCTTGGCAGATTTAAGGACAGCATATCATGGACGGCAGAAGTGAAATTGGAATCGCTGTAAGCACTGACGAGCTTGTGCTTTTTCTGGAGAAGTGCAGCTATGAGGCCAGGACCTTGATCAGGGAGATGAGCATCGGTGCGGTTCGGCGATTCCGGCTGTCCAGCAGTACAAAAGGGGAGATGACGATTCTCTACCTCAATGCCTGGTGGAATGAGGATCTGAACCCTGGTGTGGCTGAGATAATGATCTGGATCCGGGCGCTGGCAGACAGAGACAAGATGGTCTACTATTTAAGGATAGGATCGGACGAAAAAGATCAGGATGAAGTCAAGACCGACAAGTTCGGAGCTTTCGGCATTAGGACCAGAAAAAAAATTATCTCTCAAATCAGACCGGGTTCTATTCCAGACCGTCCAGCAGCTTAAGCTGCGGTAACCCCATCCAGAGGACAGCAAGGGCTGTCCTTTTCCGGGCTGCCTGTCTCTCCCTTTACAGGAACTTTTCCGAATCATTTTCCCCGCAAGGGGCAATCCCGCTTTTCCAGGCATTCCTTAAGGGTTGATACTCCGCATGAATGACACATCATCACGGGTATGTTCTCAGCCTTGGCCGCGTTCAGGGCACATTTGCGGGCGCTGTGGGATACTTTGTTGGTAAAGATAATCATCAGGTCGATGTTGCCTATGCGTTCATTGATGGTATTTTCCGTGCCGGTAAACATCTTCAGTTTGTATCCGGCCTTTTTGGCTGTCTTCTGGTAATGGGGCTGCAGCCGGTCCATCCCGCCGATAATTGCTGCGGTCATGGTTTCCTCCTATGTTTTGTCTGAAGTAATTCTGTGTTTTTTTAAAAAACTCTGCTGGACCAGCCGGATAAGCCTTAAATATTCTTCCAGGCTTTCCTCCTGGCTGTTGGATGACTGGTTGATCCGCCTGGCCAGATCCTGTCCGGCAGAATTTTTGAGTCCACCCAGGCTGACTTTCATGTTCATGGTCTTCTCCTTGGTTGTTAATTATATGCAACTGATTTTCAGTATCAATATCGTGTTGAAAGGGTTTTGTCAACAAAAAAACATTTGTTTTAAAAAATCCTGAGCCAAAAGCTTCTCAACTTAACAGGCCAAGATTACTGTCTATACGAGCCCGGCATATGTCTGTGCAAAATGTATTGGCTAATTTTCTTTTATTCAGCTCCAGCAAGGGTTGAGCTGGTCAGCTTAATGGAGTGGCAGAGAAAAATATCCTGGCTCAAAAAAGTGCTTATCTTGATTCTATGCAGTCAGCGGGATGGATGAACAGGGATCAGCAAAGGTGGGGACTGGTTTTAGCTGCTGGTAAAAAAAGCTGGTCGGCAGCAGTTAATCCGAAGTACAGTCATGCCGGCAGGTCACAGCCGGCTGGAGTTTAAAGAAGCCTGGTGGCGGCAATTCAAGCAGGCCGTGTTCTGGCAGGAAAGACTCAGCTGAGCAGGGTGGAAAGGATTTCCCTGATTTCCTGTTCCACCCTTTTTTTATAGGGCAGGGCAGTCCAGGGGTAGGTAATTTCCAGTCGAACCTGTCCGGGGAAAATGATCAGATTGCCGGTCAGGGTATATCCTCCCAGGTTCAGAACTATGTCAGAATGGCTGTTGTCCAGATTCTGGCTGATATGGAGTACGTGATGCCCATGCTCTTCCAAGAGGTCTTCAGCAAGGTATTTTATCCTGTTCAGGGCGGTTTTTTCAGTCAGGATGGTCGGGATGCTGATGGTCGAAGTGGGCATGATGCTATTTTAATACCCTGTTTTTATGGATATTCAGGTGAAGGCCCAGGAAGCCAAGGAAGCCAAGGCCAAAAAGGACATGGGCGTCTTCCTGGTCCAGGCCGGCCATGGCCAGGGCCATACCCAGACAGGTCAGCATTCCGCGCTTGGCTGTTCTGGATCTGTTCCAGGGTCTGGAAGCCGAACCGCTCTTGCCCTGGTCAAGGGAAAAGTCCTTGATCAAGGCTCTGAGGCTGGAAAGGGAAATTATCTCAGGTCTGAAGCAGATCAGCATGCTTCCGGTGGTGATATTTGGCTTGATTGAGGAAATACCGTCCCTTTTCCGGAGAGATTCACTCAAGCTGGTGCTGGTTTCCAGATCCTTCAGAGAGTCATGCCTGATTCTTATTCTTCCAGGGATGGAACTGACTATCATGTGGTCCTCCTGTTGGTTTGCAGGTCAAAAAAAGCATATTGTCCAGATCAGTTCCGCAATCCGGGCATCCATCTCAGAATGCGGCTTTGCAACGGCGTCTTTTCCAGAGGTCTGATGCTGTTCAGGCTGACCAGTACTGTAGTCAGATTATGCAGCATGGCAGAAACAAGGGGAGATATCCTTCCGGCCAGCCCCAGGAAGATCAGGGATGAATTTACCCCGATGATCAGACCGTAGTTTTGTTTTATCCTGGACATGGCCCTGGCAGACATGTTGCGGGCAGTTATTATCCCTTCCAGGCTGGAGTTGGTGAGCAGGATGTCGCAGACCTCCCTGCTCAGGTCTGCCCCGTGCTTCATGGATATGCCCACGTCAGCCTCGGACAGGGCCAGGGAATCGTTCATCCCGTCCCCAACCATGGCTACGGTCCTGCCCTGAGCTTTGAGCTTCCGGATGAACTGAGCCTTGTCCTCGGGCAGAAGGCTGGCCTGGTATCCGTCCAGGTCCAGGGTCCGGTTTATTCTCTGGGCGGTCTGTTCTCCGTCACCGGTGAGAAGATATATCCTGGCCCCGGTCTTCTGTTTCAGTTTCTGAATAAAGGCTTGGGCTCCATCCCGTAAAGGGTCGTCCAAAAGGATCAGGCCGGCCAGCTTTTGACCGACGGATACGTAAAGTACCGAGAGACCGCTTTTAAGATGCCCGTCTATATCATCCTGGTATTTACCAAGATCCACTTGCCCGTGCTTCTCAATGAAGTGTCTGCTGCCCACCATGACTTCCCGGCCTTCCATGGCCGAATGAATCCCGTGAGCCAGGATATTATGCACAGTGGAGTGGTTTTCATGGTGAATGATATTTTCCCGGTCAGCCAGGGCCACCACAGCCGAAGCCACAGGATGGGGAAAGTGTTCTTCCAGACAGGCTGCTATTCTAAGCACCTCTCTGCGTTCAAAACCATTGAAGGCCACAACCTCCAGGGCTTTCGGTCTGGCCCTGGTCAGGGTGCCGGTTTTGTCGAACACAAAGGTATCCACCCGGTTCATTAATTCCAGATACTTCCCCCCTTTGACCGCCACCCCTCTGGTTGAGGATTCGCGCATGGCTGAAAGCATGGTCAATGGTGTGGAGAGTTTTATGGCGCAGGAATAGTCCACCAGAAGAACTGATACAGCCCGGTTGATATTCCTGGTCAGGATGAAGGTGAACAGACTGAGAAAAAGGGTGGCCGGAACGATCTTGTCGGCCAGGTACTCAGCCCGGGCCTGAAGGCCGGATTTGAGCCTTTCCGATTCCTCAATAATCTTCATCAGCTGAAACACCCTGGTCTGGTCTCCGGCCTTGGTGACCTTGACGGTGATTTCACCTTCTTCCAGGACCGTGCCTGCATAAACACTTGCCCCCTGTTTCTTGGAAACTGCCAGGGGTTCACCAGTCATGGTCGACTGGTTGACCATTGCCTGCCCGGAAGCAACTGTCCCGTCAACAGGGATATGCAGTCCGCTGCGAACCACCACCAGGTCTCCAGGGCGG is a window from the Desulfonatronovibrio hydrogenovorans DSM 9292 genome containing:
- a CDS encoding polyhydroxyalkanoic acid system family protein, with protein sequence MPTSTISIPTILTEKTALNRIKYLAEDLLEEHGHHVLHISQNLDNSHSDIVLNLGGYTLTGNLIIFPGQVRLEITYPWTALPYKKRVEQEIREILSTLLS
- a CDS encoding HMA2 domain-containing protein — encoded protein: MIVSSIPGRIRIRHDSLKDLETSTSLSESLRKRDGISSIKPNITTGSMLICFRPEIISLSSLRALIKDFSLDQGKSGSASRPWNRSRTAKRGMLTCLGMALAMAGLDQEDAHVLFGLGFLGFLGLHLNIHKNRVLK
- a CDS encoding thioredoxin family protein, which translates into the protein MNSRPLILVIILVITAGAYFAFGTGVRGPGPVKLPDEAHGRISIQYLMARMCSACQEMEPVLSQVKDTYKEQVFIHKIDVQARPGTIRAYGIRVVPALVFYGPDGTVFYRYEGSMTMDKISEVLEKAASFPEITGQDGSGQTTLPSPED
- a CDS encoding peptidyl-prolyl cis-trans isomerase, whose product is MQKIYLTLAVILILFFGPGCSGQESFEPQASINGEHLDAALLKAYAERLSSSEKTRGNLSPESILEHVQNMEALIAEGRARGFEEMPHFRQAVHQFKAELMHRVLQPDLVPEISRESISDEEVRAFFEENISTYSLPDLYSVTIMSGESRQAAEEFLSAVQQEQSLEDQAEMRDGELQALKSMPLTRYPQEWHEVLEKLEPGEMSGVLEHGQGYVVLRLDSIEKDRVQDFEQRKEYIRNDLLYSRYNQAWKNEFAQLREKHNISVEKEETERFINAFVSGNGQ
- a CDS encoding heavy metal translocating P-type ATPase, whose protein sequence is MSSSLRIVHQLPGRIRFRADPMDKDFERIVHAVQNQAGVHKVVFSRRTGSILVFYRDSSVSGKDTSPECAVQGSETAARDSKAGSRPKSIVSLFFLFRRFLPPWVRFLMSFNRARPFLVRGLESLRKGRADLNLLDSLAIGISLFRRDYRSVMIITTLLGLGEYLEQWTRKRSMENLARDLMYCTDRVWIRQNGTEQEVSIKEVRPGDLVVVRSGLHIPVDGTVASGQAMVNQSTMTGEPLAVSKKQGASVYAGTVLEEGEITVKVTKAGDQTRVFQLMKIIEESERLKSGLQARAEYLADKIVPATLFLSLFTFILTRNINRAVSVLLVDYSCAIKLSTPLTMLSAMRESSTRGVAVKGGKYLELMNRVDTFVFDKTGTLTRARPKALEVVAFNGFERREVLRIAACLEEHFPHPVASAVVALADRENIIHHENHSTVHNILAHGIHSAMEGREVMVGSRHFIEKHGQVDLGKYQDDIDGHLKSGLSVLYVSVGQKLAGLILLDDPLRDGAQAFIQKLKQKTGARIYLLTGDGEQTAQRINRTLDLDGYQASLLPEDKAQFIRKLKAQGRTVAMVGDGMNDSLALSEADVGISMKHGADLSREVCDILLTNSSLEGIITARNMSARAMSRIKQNYGLIIGVNSSLIFLGLAGRISPLVSAMLHNLTTVLVSLNSIRPLEKTPLQSRILRWMPGLRN
- a CDS encoding DUF2325 domain-containing protein, which encodes MTAAIIGGMDRLQPHYQKTAKKAGYKLKMFTGTENTINERIGNIDLMIIFTNKVSHSARKCALNAAKAENIPVMMCHSCGVSTLKECLEKRDCPLRGK
- a CDS encoding HU family DNA-binding protein; the protein is MNKTELIERVAERTGMSKSQVKKSIREMISVIIEEVQKGEKVNITGFGAFSLSKRQARNGYNPRTGGQISIPARNFPKFKPGKVFKDVTG